A window of Cydia strobilella chromosome 10, ilCydStro3.1, whole genome shotgun sequence genomic DNA:
gtaaccaataaacgctttttcattttcatttttaaagaTAGAGCACGAAGTCTAGACCATGATTTCGTGGCTGAGAAGTTAATTTCTCTTCCTCAGAGCTTGTGTATAAACTGCAAGTATTCACAAAAgaccctctggtgttgcgggtgtccatgggcggcggtaatcgcttaccatcaggtgatccgtctgctcgtttgcctcctatttcataaaaaaaagactCGGAGGTACATCAATAAGTTTCTTGGCTACGAAGTAATGTTGGTACTCCAATAGCGAAGTCCTGTACATCCGTGAGAGCGGGTGGTTGATGAGCACGAGGAAGTTGTTGTTGACGCGGAGGTCGTGGCGTGGCCGACCCACAGGAGCAAGgtagtacagcgccatctactgtGACATTGGGCAACTATTAGTTGTTGTTACCTCAATAAGCTTCTTGGCTAGGAAGTAGTGGTGGTACTCCAATAGCGAAGTCCAGTACATCCGTGAGAGGGGGTGGTTGATGAGCACGAGGAAGTGGTTGATGAGCACGAGGAAGTTGTTGTTGACGCGGAGGTTGTGGCGTGGCCGACCCACAGGAGCAAGgtagtacagcgccatctactgtGACATTGGGCAACTATTACCTGTTGTTACCTCAATAAGCTTCTTGGCGAGGAAGTAGTGGTGGTACTAAAATAGCGAAGTCCTGTGTACATCCGTGAGAGCGGGTGGTTGATGAGCACGAGGAAGTTGTTGTTGACGCGGAGGTCGTGGCGTGGCCGACCCACAGGAGCAAGgtagtacagcgccatctactgtGACATTGGGCAACTATTAGTTGTTGTTACCTCAATAAGCTTCTTGGCTAGGAAGTAGTGGTGGTACTCCAATAGCGAAGTCCAGTACATCCGTGAGAGGGGGTGGTTGATGAGCACGAGGAAGTGGTTGATGAGCACGAGGAAGTTGTTGTTGACGCGGAGGTTGTGGCGTGGCCGACCCACAGGAGCAAGgtagtacagcgccatctactgtGACATTGGGCAACTATTACCTGTTGTTACCTCAATAAGCTTCTTGGCGAGGAAGTTGGTGGTACTAAAATAGCGAAGTCCTGTGTACATCTGTGAGAGCGGGTGGTTGATGAGCACGAGGAAGTTATTGTTGACGCGGAGGTTGTGGCGTGGCAGACCCACAGGAGCAAGgtagtacagcgccatctacggTGACATTGGGCAACTATTAGCTGTTGTTACCTCAATAAGCTTCTTGGCGAGGAAGTAGTAGTGATACTCCAGCAGCGAGGTCCTGTACATCTGCGAGAGCGGGTGGTTAATGAGCACGAGGAAGTTGTTGTTGACGCCGGGGTGGTCCAGGTTATGGACAGACCCACAGGCGCAAGgtagtacagcgccatctacggTGACATTGGGCAACTATTAGCTGTTGTTACCTCAATAAGCTTCTTGGCGAGGAAGTAGTAGTGGTACTCCAGCAGCGAGGTCCTGTACATCTGCGAGAGCGGGTGGTTAATGAGCACGAGGAAGTTGTTGTTGACGCCGGGGTGGTCCAGGTTATGGACAGACCCACAGGCGCAAGgtagtacagcgccatctacggTGACATTGGGCAACTATTAGCTGTTGTTACCTCAATAAGCTTCTTAGCGAGGAAGTAGTAGTGGTACTCCAGCAGCGAGGTCCTGTACATTTGTGAGAGCGGTGTTTGATGAGCACGAGTAAGTTGTTGACGCCGGGGTGTTCCAGATCGTGGACAGACCCACGGGCGCAAGGTAGTACAGCGCCACCTACTGTGACATTGGGCAACTATTAGCTGTTGTTACCTCAATAAGCTTCTTGGCGAGGAAGTAGTGGTGGTACTCCAGCAGCGAGGTCCTGTACATCTGTGAGAGCGGGTGGTTGATGAGCACGAGGAAGTTGTTGTTGAGGCCGGGGTGGTCCAGGTCGTGGCACAGCCCGGACAGGAGTAGTGCCGCTGTCTAGTGAACAGAAGTTTATTGTCATTAGCAGGCGTATGATGGAGGACGATAAAGCATCTGTAACTTTTTAATACCACTAGATGGAATGTGATAGGCAATGTCATTATCGTGCTATCACGTGTATGCGTACAACTGGGATAAGAAATACCGTCGAACTTTTCGTATTCGCCAAGactgggaaaaataaaaataaattgaatgtcAACCTTCACTAGTTGAACGGAAGAGGAATTATTAGGAAACTTGAACTGAACTAGAAACAATATTCCCAGCTTTTTTGTGCTAAACGCACATATTTTACGGTCAGCTTTACAGATATCATGTCATGTCACATGACTAGCGTGATCATATCGCTATTGCAGTCCCTCATGGATATTttggaaataatttataaagACGTACGGTAGAACTAGTATCAATCAAGCAATAAAATGCATGTTATATGCGTTATGTAAGGGTTGGGCCAGTAAGTAAAATACCACCAGCACGGTTATATCCCCGTGTCTCTTACGAAATTAAATTAAGGCACCAAATGGCAccaataggtacatacttcaaTGGGATCAAAGTGTCCTGGATTAGTCATCAGAATCATGTACATAGTGTGCGTGAAGCAAAACGCGTGTTCTGCGTTATGGTAAGCGTTGGGCCGGTAGCATCCCAGCACGGTTAGCGCGAAGTCTGCCATTTGCGTGCGGTCGAAATTTTTATCCATAAATGTTTCGCTGAACATGTAGCATACGAGCCCGGGCATGTCTTCTTTGCTTATCTCGCTTATGTGAAAGTCGTAGCTGTAATTAAACAGACTTTTAGAAACTTACAAATTATTTAGACTATTCGACCAGTGTGCTCAAAATCTAAAACTGATGAATTGGCTATTGGCTATTTGTTTGACTCACCAATAATTTAGTCGATTTTTAGACCCCTTCCCTTTATAATGTTCTCAACGATTTGATACGAGCGGCTGGGAAGGATTGGAGACGGAATAGGTACACAATTAAGACCCTACAAAATGGACTTCTATTTTAGCCCTATTAGAGGCTTTATTCAGCATAGAGCATAGGGTACGTAACTCaaggtttaaccgcttaaccccgggttagtgggatagtgcaagtggaGGGCAAGGTAAGGGTACCTGTTGAAGTTGTTCGGCGGTATCGTTATCCCGTTGGTCTCCATGAGCTCGTCGAAGTCGTGTCGGCACGGCTTCAGGTGCACATGCATCAGGTCGCAGTATACGTGGTTGAGGTTTTCCTACAAATTCATTTAGAATATGTATTAgtgtttgaaaataaatatagacatTTTTGACATGCATTGTACTTACAGACAAGGCCATGAAATATCAAAAAGCTCTTTGAGTTTGTGTATTGTATTTACTTCTAGAATCGACAGTTTTCTTACAACGCTTTTTAACGAGATGAGAGACATAAAGATGAAACGGGGTGTATTAATGAAGCAACCGTCCTGTAGGTCGTAATACCTACATTCAGCTTTCAGCAGATTATGTTTCGTAACTAAAATATGTAGCTAAGTATAATGGCGGAGCGCACATGGAACTCGATTTTCACCGACTTACTTTCTCTATTTTTAGCAAGTTGACTAAGTACTtatacgtacagtcgccatcagatatatcggagcgattCAGGCGCTCAcattatctgaacacgcctctattgtcagggcgttagagtgcgtgttcagatattgtgaacaactcggccgctccgatatatctgatggccacTGTACGTACGgttcaaaaataaaaaccaaattaGTACTGGCTTCTCTACGATTTTTTATGGTCGCAAGTGCAACGCTACAAGCTGAATCTTTAAACCAATTGGCACTTTACGTACATGGTAGATCTTCTCCTGATGCATGTGGTAGAACTGCACGATGAGAGAGCAATAGCTGACGAACACTTTGAATATCTCCTCATCTTCGGCTTCGAAAGGTTTCGCGTTCTTTTTGTTGGTCAGTTGAACAACTCCTGTCAAGTACAAATTATCAACATCGTAtgatggggggggggggcagagggggcaagtgccccgggcgccatccaagggggggcgccaaaatgggcaaaaggcagcagcaggaaacttttgtcagtcgtcagggggcgcaaatttggtgactgtcccgggcgccatatcctcttgCTACGCCCCTGCATTAGTTAGAGTGCATTCGGCTTCTAGTATAAGTAAATCAGGTTTTTCTCGGGTAAGTAGGATTAAGGTCTTTAACTTACACATATCTAACTTCCCAAggtttaaggatttgccacactggatgcgttctgcggtcagcggtcaggtcaaacccgcattatgtatgaacaacattgacagcaacctttgaagttgaagtttgacaaATCCTTGCTGATGTAGTGACATAAGAGTTAGGTTATTACTAAGAGCACCAATATAATATGATTCACCGATAACTCCCTTCTTATCCATAATCGGCATAGTCAGACACGATCGAACGACGGTGCCGGTAGTAGGGTCAACCTCCTTCGTGAATCTTGGGTCTTTGTACGCATCTCGCACATTGAGGGTAACCCCGGTCCGTGCCACAAGGCCTGCCGGGGTCTGGTCGGCGTTCAAGCTGATGGGATGACAGGGTTAAGGTAAGGTAATGGAGAAAACGTGAGagaattaagtatctaaatatgTGGAAATATGCGTCCTGCACTAAATAAATCCAAAAGACATAACATAATACTTCATCATTGTAATAGAATTTGGATTCGAGGCGGGCTTGGGATTTGGGATAGAAAAATGTATTGCTGGGAAGAGTTGGAaagaaaatacatcatttgGTAATAAAAAGAGACCAATAAAAACCACAATCAAGAGCCACATAGACGCGACTTCTaggaaataggtaggtaagctATAAGACAAAAGATAGAGACAAAATTTATTAAAGTACTCGATTTTAGTCTTCTTCCGGGGCATAGCCGTAGTCTCTGCCCAGCCGTCGTCCCACATATCGGCCGTCAGCTCGGCTCGCTCCCTGTTTATAATGTAGAAGCTACTCCGCATTGCACCCATAAAGGACTTCACTACCGCCTGAAAAACCATCAGTTATTGAGAGGAGAAGTCTCAACATTTGACGTTAGGACCTTCGTTTTACAGGAACACATTCCTGCATTTCGAATTTATGTAAAGTTGGTTTCACGATAACTTTAAatcatttatatatacctaggtaTTCATCATATCATAGAGTTGGTATAATTGTCAACAGTTCCAGACAGATCCAGATAAGGTTTTTAGTAcaataactaaaaatttatagcAGGTTTCTGCGTTCTCTTCTACAACTGTGTGTTATGATAAAGTACACATGTACACATCTATGGCCAAAAATAGATAAGAATGATAAAAGCATATCATCATAGGTACTCATAATACTTATTCTAATAAGTAAACGTCAGACAGTTATGACTGAGACAGATAAACcaggaagagagagagagagtgagcCTTTCGACTCACCAACATATCGGTAAGCATCGTGTCGATAGACGCTAGATTGCAGAAGTAGCTATTCAGCAAAGCGCGCAGCTCCGCGTTGAGATGGCCGGTCTTCTGTAGTGTGACGCGAGCGGCGGCCTGGTGCGCCGCTGCGCCTGCCCAGCAGGCTACGCTCACCACCGTGTACACTACGTTCTGGGGAGTGTATCAGAAATTCTAAAAGATTACCTAGTTGCAGCTTATTGCCTTTCATAATGAGAATTGAAAATAATGTCATCAGAATTATAAAGATCAGGTCGGCGGGCCATTGTGGCATTTGTGACAAGGAGCAAAGTGGGAGCAAAGCTAAAGTGGCAATTCTCAGCATGAGAGACCACGCCTTATATCTGTTTTTTACTAATGTACGTCGGACATAGGCAAACTCTTCACATTCTATTCATCCTAACTGGAACTTAAATTGTCACCCGTTcgatttttgaaaatttcttccGGTTAACAATCTGGCAAAGGTCTCGTGCCCTTACCGCATCATAGGGCTCCGCACACGTCCTATACAGCTCTAGCACAGCATATAAATCCCCGTCAGGCTGCAGTACTGGCATGACGAGCGCGGTCTTGGCATCTATCCAGCGAAGCCCTGAGGAGAAGCGCCGGTCGCGCTGCACGTCGTCTAATACGAGATATTCCTTGGTAGAGGCCACGTGGGCTGCAGCCATTTTGCCCTCTTCTAAAGTAATAGGTAAGTAGTAACAAGATAAGGATTTTTAAGGTctgaattatatatatattattatgttttaatgaTGCTAGTGGTATTATAAacgttaaacttctatgaaattatgaagtcTTCTTCTAAGACAGGTTACaaagtttcttttttaataGGTTATTAGTTAATTTGACCATTTCTAAAAATATCGCTTTATGCACTAAAATTCACGTCAATTATGTGGAAATTAAATAACTTACCAATAGGAATGTTGACTTCATGTCTCGCtggatttttcgtattttttggcATCAGTACCAGTTCATTGTTCACTTTATTCACTATGTACACAAACGCTCCTGAAATGACATGAATATTTGATGACAGAAACTCACTAAGGTACCTATTGCGGAATTAgctaataattatgtaggtacttgatGACCAAACGCGTCTACGGAACGCATTTTTCAAAGTCATGGGTGGTAACTAATACCTGTCGTGCTTATATTGAGACCTGAGCAAGCGAGAGTAGCtagggtttcaaagcacgagaAGCAAACTTTGCTGAGtgtaacacaatttttttcaacCACTTACTCGGTCGGCCTACCTTACCTGAGTACCTATTAGGAAGCGTAGAGTTCGGTTCACgggataggtaggtatttatttaattacgatcatattattgcacaatacaagaaagtacaaatggcggattcaataataataaaagacgtttattcaagaagttgtaacataggtacataataaaagtacacgataatgcttacaaactaattgaaagggaaggtggctcagctgatgtctgtgccaaaaaggcttcggggcacagcagccccaaaggttttcagcaacggacgctgttattctgccaccgcCGTAATTGTATCTAGCTAAGGACAGTATGCAATGCCTTAGTTAAGGCTCTATCAGTCAACGATTAGGTCAAACAGGAACTTATAATTGGCGCTGGATCGTTATCTACTCATTTGagtagccgggtccacacagagcgagcaaaACGGCCAGACCGGCCAGtatagacgtgcctcggccgaggcggcgcgcgcgaggcacgtctacactggcctaCCCGGCTATTTTTCGTATACATAGTAAATAACTTACCAGAACTATTAGTAACAGTTTTCAACACCATAGCAGTCTCATACAGCAGCGAGTCCAAATCAACCGTGTCTTCCAAAAACACGTTAAACCTATTTATATCCAAGTACGTTCCTTCTTTTCTCTCTTCTTTTAACCCTTTCCTCACTATCTGCGCGTACGGAGCTATAACCCTTTTCGTGGCCTTGTCCAGTTTCTCAGGGGACACTAAGGAGGATATTTTAATACTAAgaagaaataaatgattatgattatgatatgaaaataattatatttattcagAACGAGTACAATATTGCTTAAGACGGTTGTGAAGACCGTAatagggcaagaactctcgtatttAAATACgtaaagtacagtcgccatcagatatatcggagcgcccaaggtgttcacaatatctgaacacgcactctaacgccttgataatggaggcgtgttcagatatttgtgagagccttgaccgctcagctatatttgatggcgactgtacttcgctcagacacagtcagtgccggattaagccaGCGCGGGGCCTGTAATAAATCATGGGGCCcatggattgttttaattttgtcggacgaagtgaactaagtggaacttaggtttttttACGGCCACAATGCGAAGGTGCGCGGGCCcgtggcatttgctacttttgccacgTGGCTAATCTGTCAATGGACACAGTCAGAAGGAAGAGCTTCACTCCTGCTCTACCGACCAATAAGTGCAGTATGTGACCAAACGCATAATAGTTAGCGACGAAAGAGCATGTAGATGATGAACCTGATTGGCGGTCTTCTCCACAATGACcttataataaaacataaacgtcactgaaaagATTTTCCCTTAGCTTGTTGTAAAGTTACCTAAGAAATGCGACTGCGTTTTGCGAAGTAGGCTTGTGGTTTTACTCATTTTATTGGTGATGGTGAGATTGGATGGGAGATTGGGCTTTTTCTGATTCTTTTTTTCGTCCTCGTCTTCATTGGCTGCGGTTTTTATAACAGATTTCGCCGACATGGTTTACAATGAAAATGTaactaaatatgtttattttgagATGATGACAGTTGATGTCAATCAGAAGTTTGGcagtttttttatcttaatCAAAAGTCTTGTCATTAGTAATGTGAAGGTTGGATTTAACAGAATTATTTCTTTACTTACCTAATCCTTTGAATGTCCATCTCAAagaggccggcaacgcacttacaacctaTCTGGgtttgcgggtgtccatgggtgtACTCGCTTACCAACAGGCGATTCGtcagctcgtttgcctcctatatcatacaAAAACTCATAAGCGTCGTAACTGCATTGTGTTGTCTTGCGAATAGCGCCAAGAATTcttataagtacttacctaataaataaatattataggacaataaTGCATTATTGCATTTATAACACAAATGGACGAGGTCCCATGGGATAAACTAAAAAatcggcaaagtgcgagtcggactcgcgcaccgagggttccgtactttttagtatttgttgttatagcggcaacagaaatacatcatctgtgaaactttcaactgtctagctatcacggttcatgagatacagcctggagacagacagacagacagcggagtcttagtaatagggtcccgtttttaccctttgggtacggaaccctaataaggttTGTGTTAATAAGTGTTTTGCAATCAACAtacttacaacaacaacaacaactttcATACTTTCAAATAAGTTTCACATTTGATAGCTTGTCACAATGAAGTTGGCGTGTGCAATTGTgcataacataattttattaaaatataccaaTGCCGTCAGAAAAATAATGCGATGGAATAGTTTTTATGCCATAAAAACATTGCAATATATACGTTTTTATAGCTTATTAGTGTAGAGGTAGCTGTGTAACCTACAAAGTCTCACCACTCCCACACTAGTCGTATCACTTGGGCGTTGCTATTTTTGGTTTAGGAGAATTCGCTATTTAACTAAgaataaaatatacttttattAAAGATCCATATGTATTTTCCGTTAATGTTACAGGATAGTCAATTCATAAAAATCAAGACACACTAGTCGTATCACTTGGGCGTTGCTATTTTTGGTTTAGGAGAATTAGCTATTTAACTAAGaacaaaatatacttttattaAAGATCCATATGTATTTTCCGTCAATGTTACAGGATAGTCAATTCATAAAAATCAAGGACATGAGGagacatgataaaaaaaaagtttttacttAATACTACAGAAGATATTGCGTGCATTAGCACACACAGAAAGTTACATTACAGCACATATacgtatataacatttaaaactttcgcgttttgaacacatattaaatcacatttaaaatcgggtctatcgcgaatttattttgttatctttatttaccgacgtttcgacacaggtttcactggtcgtggtcgcggctaactgatgtcccagcaaaatgtcaaaacagagacttgtgtgactacccgacgaaaagtgtatttaaagcgcacttttcgtcgggtagtcaaatcaaagtcggtaaataaaggtaacaaaataaattcgcgatagacccgattttaaatgtgatttaatacataTACGTATATTTTTAAGCACCTTGGCCACTCCGATCTATCTGATGGCGAAAGTACAACTCAATTTTTAACTTTAGTAGTTAAGAAAATACTTCCATTTGTAAATTGCTGtcagtattttgtgcaatactACTGATATTCTTCCTATTAAGCCAAAAAATACGGTTACCCACTTTGTTCGCCTACAACAACAGCGCAAGACGTCTCTCCCAACCGGTTATCTCATCGCGCGCCCAGCGCGCGACGCGGCGTGCAGCAGTACGCGACGCGCGGCCATCTTGAACGCTACTAACCGGGTCCACACATACgtgcgaggcaatttcctcgcgcacaaaacggtcAGTGTAGAcatcgcgcgcgccgcctcggccgaggcacgtctacactggtcgttttgtgcgcgaggaaattgccttgcgcgtatgctcgctctgtgtggacttACTGTTAGTGCTTGGAAATGgaaacctaggctctccgaaacataaCTCCGTATTTTTAGGCTTAAGTTAGTATGACTCACAACaaggtgagacttgaactcatggcctctggatcgatactccagcgctctgccaactgagctaccaagacctcaTTCACAGTCAGCAAATCTTCGGACTAATTgcgtctaggggaccctagcgacatctaccgtaagagcgttacacttgcGCTGAGCGTGATATTATTCTAACCTAAACTGTTATTTACAgaagtaataaaagtataaaactCATTATTAACTCATTGCTTAGAATACATTCAACTTTTAGTCACCAAATTGATAATTTTCATGCGTCTTTATAGGTATTACttataactaaaatatacaaaGAAAGAACAATACCCTCCCTTCTGTGTCAGTTAGGTAAACACATAAAACCTATCACTATTACTTTAAATCTGCAAAAAAAACACTAGTAAAACATtgatttacattattttagattaatttacagtaaaaaaccggccaagtgcgagtcggactcacacacgaagggttccgtaccattaactataaaaacggtcacccatccaagtactgaccccgcccgacgttgcttaacttcggtcaaaaatcacgtttgttgtatgggagccccacttaaatctcttttttattctgtttttagtatttgttgttatagcggcaaccgaaatacatctgtgaaaatttcagctgtctagctatcacagatcacgagatacagcctggtgacagacagacagacggacagcggagtcttagtaatagggtcccgtttttaccctttgggtacggaaccctaaataggaTTATTATCTTTCTTGGAAATTTCATTTGGACCTGTTGAATGCCAGGAACCCTCTAAAGAGTCTAAAGGTGTCATGTCATAAGTTGTTCTGCATGAAACACCAAGAATGATTAACTATTATGATATCAAACTCAaagtaataatactaataaagtaATAATCATGCTGTCAAGTTAGATTAATATTTGTTACCTTTTGTCAATGAGGTTGTATTGTGtgatattttcaaaataacatTACAGTAACATTGTAGTgttaatatatttgtgacactCACATAAAGGATTGGCCCCATCTGTGCTTAACAGACATAATGTTTATGCAGCACAAGACTGCATCCACTTCAGGGTgcttagccaacatgccaattgtTAAAACTGTAGCGTAGtatagtcatctctctctatcactcttctatattagtgcgacagtgagtCGCATTTTGTTCGCTACGGAGAGTAAacaattggcatgttggctatgATTGCAGGTGTGGTTGATCCTCTATAGAGCTTTTATACTAAAAGTATTGTTTCCAATTTGAAGAAGTATAGTAAAGTGTTTAGGGCCATGTGATAGGTTTCCTGTCTTTTTTCGGTGGCGGACTGTCAGTTGCAGGTGTATCCTGAAACAATTGAAGGCTTAAGAGTCACCTGCAAGCCCggctgaatttcaccttcccatagaaacggagttttgttctcattttaaaactatgtgttggattgtaatgaaactttgcatgacTTTGCAtttacatgaggtatatctaggtctgtaattagtttatatagctccagtttataaaacaaacgaaataaagcaaaaacaagttttgtatgaaaaacttaaattagctgtattttttttactatggtatctgaagctacataaactaattacagacatagatataccttatcctattataagtacaaaaatttagattaagtttcaacccagaaataaaaggcttttttattttattttttatttttattataagtacaaggtttcagagcaaactagctactcgtttaaaaataagagcataactatgtttgtatggagaaccgagcttgccgggaacccTTAATTTCATATTTGACAGATATTGGTGCAAAATGATTTTTTGTggaaaaaagtaatattttgaaTAAGCTTTAAATTACGGTGTCCTAGCCTaggtcggtagtgaccctgcctactgAGCTGGAG
This region includes:
- the LOC134744862 gene encoding cAMP and cAMP-inhibited cGMP 3',5'-cyclic phosphodiesterase 10A-like; amino-acid sequence: MSAKSVIKTAANEDEDEKKNQKKPNLPSNLTITNKMSKTTSLLRKTQSHFLVSPEKLDKATKRVIAPYAQIVRKGLKEERKEGTYLDINRFNVFLEDTVDLDSLLYETAMVLKTVTNSSGAFVYIVNKVNNELVLMPKNTKNPARHEVNIPIEEGKMAAAHVASTKEYLVLDDVQRDRRFSSGLRWIDAKTALVMPVLQPDGDLYAVLELYRTCAEPYDANVVYTVVSVACWAGAAAHQAAARVTLQKTGHLNAELRALLNSYFCNLASIDTMLTDMLAVVKSFMGAMRSSFYIINRERAELTADMWDDGWAETTAMPRKKTKIDLNADQTPAGLVARTGVTLNVRDAYKDPRFTKEVDPTTGTVVRSCLTMPIMDKKGVIGVVQLTNKKNAKPFEAEDEEIFKVFVSYCSLIVQFYHMHQEKIYHENLNHVYCDLMHVHLKPCRHDFDELMETNGITIPPNNFNSYDFHISEISKEDMPGLVCYMFSETFMDKNFDRTQMADFALTVLGCYRPNAYHNAEHAFCFTHTMYMILMTNPGHFDPIETAALLLSGLCHDLDHPGLNNNFLVLINHPLSQMYRTSLLEYHHYFLAKKLIEDKKIISNLPPADQERLLAEIKYDILCTDLAVYFQVRAQLANIVAEGTFDWKLSTHRNLLKGILMTTSDLSGCCKPFGVAKAITACIYEEFYNQGDKEREMGYTPLSMMDRKRSSNQPAEQIQFLCVVVMPCLLLLQHVFPNTAQLADNCRSTQESWHEEIEIRGQKLWKQDDSLASFGRKPLKYTPAPE